A single window of Candidatus Flexicrinis affinis DNA harbors:
- a CDS encoding DUF4433 domain-containing protein yields MIEAGARIFISYARDDAKALALRLRDDLRAAGLTAWMDVADIQGGDNWARTIERVIESCDVGLALCSHKSFQSTYCRAEQMRLQRKGKRIIPLLVQLDAEIPLHLEHLNRLDFSQPSQYAERLRDLLSDLNVGRAFAALGGDDVPEAGRSVFRPSRLRRLSVPEKRDAPAFRRALADLRREPWLGGRSWWTYFLFHYLDIEAVASVLNQGKLTAPRARGTRRSQDDTLGLYFRPRTPDMWFREGVLQGTPHPERIAVPVCLLFDLESTICLPAARFTSGDPQVVKRSSATSGALAEMPFELIYHDEAPKPAEKDEVLRSRRAQVLVPSPLTLESLQLIWCRSDAEAETLKSQLTDTARDQWRQHIVARADFALFFRRSAYVDRVLPTADGMLVTFWPGELDDPHRVEIHLQRAGGDVRVIELPAHDLRQPVRIGGPPGWLEDGGEVRVMLDGALGARVRFEPFNGIV; encoded by the coding sequence ATGATCGAGGCCGGCGCACGCATCTTCATCTCGTACGCCCGTGATGACGCCAAAGCGCTCGCGCTGCGCCTGCGCGACGACCTGCGCGCGGCGGGCTTAACGGCCTGGATGGATGTCGCCGATATTCAGGGCGGGGACAACTGGGCGCGCACAATCGAGCGCGTGATCGAGAGCTGCGACGTAGGGCTGGCGCTGTGCAGCCACAAGTCGTTTCAGTCGACGTACTGCCGAGCCGAACAGATGCGGCTCCAGCGCAAGGGCAAGCGCATCATTCCGCTGCTGGTGCAGTTGGACGCGGAGATTCCGCTGCACCTCGAACATCTCAACCGGCTCGACTTTTCGCAGCCTTCTCAATATGCCGAGCGCCTGCGCGACCTCTTGAGCGACCTCAATGTGGGGCGCGCGTTCGCAGCCTTGGGTGGCGACGACGTGCCAGAGGCCGGGCGCTCTGTATTTCGTCCGTCGCGGCTGCGCCGGCTTTCTGTTCCAGAAAAACGCGATGCGCCAGCCTTCAGGCGGGCCCTCGCCGATCTGCGGCGCGAGCCATGGCTGGGCGGACGGTCGTGGTGGACGTACTTCCTGTTTCACTATCTCGACATCGAAGCGGTGGCGAGCGTGCTGAATCAGGGCAAGCTGACAGCGCCACGTGCGCGCGGAACGCGCCGCTCGCAAGACGACACGTTGGGCCTGTACTTTCGCCCGCGAACGCCGGATATGTGGTTCCGCGAGGGTGTGCTGCAGGGTACGCCGCACCCTGAGCGCATCGCGGTGCCGGTGTGCCTGCTGTTCGACCTCGAGTCGACCATTTGCCTACCTGCGGCCCGCTTTACGTCGGGCGACCCACAGGTCGTCAAGCGCTCGTCAGCGACATCCGGTGCGCTGGCTGAGATGCCGTTCGAACTGATCTATCATGACGAAGCACCGAAACCGGCGGAGAAAGACGAAGTGCTGCGCAGCCGGCGCGCTCAGGTGCTTGTACCGTCTCCCTTGACATTGGAATCGCTGCAGCTCATCTGGTGCCGAAGCGACGCCGAGGCGGAAACGCTGAAGAGCCAATTGACAGATACCGCCCGGGATCAGTGGCGCCAGCACATCGTCGCACGGGCCGACTTTGCGTTGTTCTTTCGCAGAAGCGCCTACGTAGATCGCGTACTGCCCACCGCCGACGGTATGCTCGTCACGTTCTGGCCCGGCGAATTGGACGACCCGCATCGCGTCGAGATTCACCTCCAGCGCGCTGGCGGCGACGTGCGTGTGATAGAGCTACCCGCGCACGATTTGCGCCAGCCTGTGCGTATCGGCGGGCCGCCGGGATGGCTCGAAGACGGGGGCGAAGTTCGCGTAATGCTCGACGGCGCGCTCGGCGCTCGCGTGCGCTTCGAGCCGTTCAACGGCATCGTGTGA